CGGGTTCGACGCCGTCACCCGCGAGAACCCCAGATGGGTGCGGCCGGAGGTACGATTCGTCCGTCGCGTCGTAGACAGTCGGACCCCGGTAGTCACAGTCGCCGACGAGCGCCTGCACGCGGTACGGTTTGAGCGCGATTGGGTATCCGGCTTCGGCGAGGAGTCGGCGAGAATGGACGCCTGCGGCGACGACGACGGCGTCGAAACGGGCGGTCACAACGTCGTCGACAGCGACTCCCGGCGGGTCTCCCCGAATCGACACGGCGTCGCCGAGGCGGAACTCGACACCCATCGCTTCGCACTTCTCGACGAACAGGTCGACGTACGCCGCGGGGTCGGCCCATCCCGCGTTCGCTGCAACTCCCGCGAGCGCGACGTCGTCTGTTCGAATCGGGAACCGGTCGGCGAGTTCGTAGGCAGTTACAATCGAAACGTCGCGGCCGTGTACCTGCATCCGCTCGACTGCCTCCGAGAGCGCAGCCGCCCCTGCGTCGTCTCCCTCACGGGCGAGAAACACGTAGGGCGTGTCGTGGAAGACGAACGCACCCTCTCCCGAGAGCGAGCGAAGTCGAGCCATCGCTCGGTCGGCGACTGCGACGTCGATATCTTCGGCGTAGGCATCGTAACAGATGCCTGCAGCACGACCGGTCATTCCCCCGCCGGGCGCATCTCGTTCGAAGACAGTCACGCGTGCGCCGTTCTTCGCGAGGTCGTGGGCGACGGTCAGGCCGACGGCACCGGCGCCGACGACAGCGACTCGCTCGGGAGGCTCCATACTGCGCGCTGGGTCGTGATACTACTTGAAAGAGCGGGGAAAATCGACGCGACGCGGTTGGTTGTCCAGTTACTGCACGAACTCGTCGACACCGCGCGCAGGGTACCCCACGAAGAGGTCGACGCCGATGTCGCGAAGCTCGTCGATGCGGCGACGAACGTCCGCGACAGACCCGATGAGTGCGTAGTCGCGAGCGGCTTTGACAAGAACCTCACGCGCGCGACCCTCGGCCGACGAGTCTGTGGATGCACCGTCGGGGAGTGCCCGAGCGACGGGGCGTCGCCGCGAGATATACGCGCCGACCGCGTCGAGAATCTCGTCTTCGTCGTCCGTCAGGACGGTCGGTGCGTAGAGGGCGACTTCGCCGTCGAACCCGGCGGCGCGAAGCGCACGAACGTCTCGGCGTGTCGACCGGGAGAGGAGTTCGTACTGTGTTCCCCCGGCCGCGAGGGCGATACGCTCGATGCCTTCGGTGCCGACCCACGCGTCAGGTGCGCGCTCTCTGGCGGCCCCGAGTCGGGGAGCGACCGGTCGGCCTTTCTCTTCGTCAGTCAGGTAGGCGGGGTGCCCCGCCACGAGTACCTGCTGGATACCGTCGGGAAGCCACTCGTACAGTGAGTCGTCGCCGAGTGGGTCGAAGCCATCTGCTCGAACTGGCGTCGTCAGCCTGACCTCCTTCTCCGCGGTGAGCGTTTCGAGCGTCTCGGCATCAGGAATCTGATGGTGACCCTCGTAGTCGATAGCGACGATATCTAACGGGATATCGAGCGCTCGACGCACGTCACACTCTGCGGGTTTGAGTGCGACAGCGTCCAATCCAGCTTTCGAGACCGCGCGACTGGCGGTCAGCATGCTATCACCACAAAAATTTCAGTACCGTCGCGGAACGCGATCCATCGTCTGTGCGACCATGTGAAAGCGGATACCGCAGATGAGGGCAAAACCCTGTCGGTGACGGCGAGGCTGACCACTCCGTACGGGGGTTATATACCTGCGTCGCCGCCGACCCGACAACTGTCGGGATAGTACGACAAACCCTCTCATTCCCGTACAGCTGTCTGTCAGCTCTCGGAGCAATAGAATTGCGCGTTTTTCACTTTTTTCAGTGCCAGTAAAACACAGTTTTCAACCGAACCACGGTCTGAGAATCGATTTCGGTGATTCCCAGTTCCAGAGATTCGAAAATCACTCTCCGTTTATATGGTATGTCCGGCCGTCGATTCAGATGTAAGGTGAACTAAGATGGCCGCAACTGGACAAATCGAGATGCTGGGGAACCGCTTGGACTTCGACTACTCGCAGGGCGTCACGGGATACGTGCTCCTGCTCACCCGTATCCTCACGGGATACTGGTTCCTCCACGCGGGATGGGGGAAGCTGATGGCACCAGAACCGTTCGCGGCAGGTGGCTGGCTGGCCAACGCGACCGGTGGCTCGCCAATCCACGGCTTCTTCGTCTTCGCGGCGAACACCCCGTGGCTGCTCGACCTGACGAACTTCATGATTCCGGTCGGTGAGTTCCTCATCGGGCTCGGCATCCTCGTCGGAGCGTTCACCCGCCTCGCCGCCTTCTTCGGTGGCGTCCTGATGGTGTTCTTCTACCTCGGGAACGCCGACTGGGGACACGGCCTGGTCAACGGTGACCTCTTCGGCTTCATGATGTTCGCCATCGTCGGCACCCTCGCCGCAGGGCGCATCTACGGCCTCGACACCATCATCGAGAAGATGGAGTTCGTCCGACAACGCCCGGCCCTCAAGTACCTCCTCGGCTGAACGGCCACGGACGGCCATTCGGGTGGGAGGTGGGCTGAACTTTTTTATCGAACGTTACACCGGATAGTCAGCGTCAGGGTCGACCACACGGTCGACTTCTGGCGGGACTTCCCACTCAGTCGTGAGTTCCAGAAGTTGGACGAGCATTCGACCCGTCGCACCCCAGACGGTGTACCCGTCGACGTGGAAGAAGTGGAGTCGGATCTCGCCGTACTTGGGGTGGTCCCGAAGCTCCGACTCGTAGTTCGACCGGTCGGTGAGTTCGTCGACTGCGAGTGCCGCGATCTCGGCGACTTCTCGGTGGTCTGGGTCGTACTCTCGGTCCGGGATGGTCGCGACGAACGGGGTCACAGCGTAATCTGTCACCGTGAGAATGTCGTCGAGTTGGCCGTGGAACGAGACTTCCTCGGGTCGAAGGCCAATCTCTTCGTTGGACTCGCGGAGGGCAGTCGCTTGAAGGTCGGTGTCGGCGGGTTCGCGCCCGCCGCCGGGGAAACTCATCTGACCGGGATGTTCGCCGAGGTGGTCGGCCCGCTTCGTGAACAGAATGTGCGGCCGCTCGTCACGGTACAGTACGGGGGCGATGACCGCCGCCCGTCGTCCCGCCTCGACTGTCACCGGTTCGTGTCGGGTGACGCCCGCGAGGTCCATCGTCACGAGTCGTAAAGTGATGACACGACTTAGGCCTGCCCCTCTTCGGCCAATGCTGCGTCGAGTTTGTCTCTAAT
The genomic region above belongs to Haloferax marinisediminis and contains:
- a CDS encoding NAD(P)/FAD-dependent oxidoreductase; the protein is MEPPERVAVVGAGAVGLTVAHDLAKNGARVTVFERDAPGGGMTGRAAGICYDAYAEDIDVAVADRAMARLRSLSGEGAFVFHDTPYVFLAREGDDAGAAALSEAVERMQVHGRDVSIVTAYELADRFPIRTDDVALAGVAANAGWADPAAYVDLFVEKCEAMGVEFRLGDAVSIRGDPPGVAVDDVVTARFDAVVVAAGVHSRRLLAEAGYPIALKPYRVQALVGDCDYRGPTVYDATDESYLRPHPSGVLAGDGVEPVEANPDDWDPTADDWFVRDSLSTVTHRTKTEPTVERAWAGLCGATPDRNPLVGAVGDGLYVAAGWHGHGFMWAPAMGELVAGEVLGDPDSSVPDPFDPRRFDGDESFAVVDGMTVDNDDES
- a CDS encoding DUF7388 family protein, with product MLTASRAVSKAGLDAVALKPAECDVRRALDIPLDIVAIDYEGHHQIPDAETLETLTAEKEVRLTTPVRADGFDPLGDDSLYEWLPDGIQQVLVAGHPAYLTDEEKGRPVAPRLGAARERAPDAWVGTEGIERIALAAGGTQYELLSRSTRRDVRALRAAGFDGEVALYAPTVLTDDEDEILDAVGAYISRRRPVARALPDGASTDSSAEGRAREVLVKAARDYALIGSVADVRRRIDELRDIGVDLFVGYPARGVDEFVQ
- a CDS encoding DoxX family protein is translated as MDFDYSQGVTGYVLLLTRILTGYWFLHAGWGKLMAPEPFAAGGWLANATGGSPIHGFFVFAANTPWLLDLTNFMIPVGEFLIGLGILVGAFTRLAAFFGGVLMVFFYLGNADWGHGLVNGDLFGFMMFAIVGTLAAGRIYGLDTIIEKMEFVRQRPALKYLLG
- a CDS encoding NUDIX hydrolase; the encoded protein is MDLAGVTRHEPVTVEAGRRAAVIAPVLYRDERPHILFTKRADHLGEHPGQMSFPGGGREPADTDLQATALRESNEEIGLRPEEVSFHGQLDDILTVTDYAVTPFVATIPDREYDPDHREVAEIAALAVDELTDRSNYESELRDHPKYGEIRLHFFHVDGYTVWGATGRMLVQLLELTTEWEVPPEVDRVVDPDADYPV